The Planctomycetaceae bacterium genome has a segment encoding these proteins:
- a CDS encoding SDR family NAD(P)-dependent oxidoreductase has protein sequence MSFFTNKTILVTGGCGTVGREIVRQLLEHGPKELRVIDSNESEIFFLEQELIQHAKQNPSPRITSHCQVGDIRDADKLTMMCEGVDIVLHTAALKHVILCERAPFDAVQTNIMGVRNVIQAALACNVERVIFTSSDKAVNPTNVMGTSKLMGERLITAANSLKMSRRTIFSSTRFGNVLGSRGSVIPIFARQIEQGGPVTLTDRRMTRFIMTLEESCRLVLSAAEKARGGEVFVTKMPVIQIVDLARVMIDELADQHGYNPLSMAITEIGSKPGEKLYEELMSDEETRRTVELEEMFAVMPAFRSVYEDIAYDYADIINANVTDPYISCPANSMSIESLRNYCESNSLLRPWQKNPQTPGLTIRRAA, from the coding sequence ATGTCATTCTTCACCAATAAAACCATTCTGGTCACCGGCGGTTGCGGAACTGTGGGGCGAGAAATTGTGCGGCAACTGCTGGAACACGGGCCCAAAGAGCTGCGAGTAATTGACAGCAATGAATCAGAAATCTTCTTTCTTGAGCAGGAGCTGATTCAGCACGCAAAACAGAACCCATCGCCGAGAATCACCAGTCATTGCCAGGTCGGAGATATACGCGATGCTGACAAACTAACCATGATGTGCGAAGGCGTGGACATCGTGCTGCACACTGCCGCGCTGAAGCACGTGATTCTTTGCGAGCGAGCTCCCTTTGACGCTGTGCAGACCAACATCATGGGCGTTCGCAACGTTATCCAGGCCGCTCTGGCGTGCAATGTCGAACGAGTCATCTTTACGAGCTCCGACAAGGCCGTAAACCCAACCAACGTGATGGGCACATCGAAGCTGATGGGCGAACGGCTGATCACAGCGGCCAACAGTCTGAAGATGAGCCGTCGAACGATTTTCAGTTCGACACGCTTCGGCAACGTGCTGGGGTCACGTGGCTCAGTCATCCCCATCTTTGCACGACAGATTGAACAGGGTGGGCCGGTCACGCTGACCGACCGGAGAATGACACGATTCATCATGACGCTCGAAGAGAGTTGTCGTCTGGTTCTGTCAGCTGCTGAGAAGGCCAGAGGGGGCGAAGTCTTCGTCACAAAAATGCCGGTAATTCAAATTGTCGATCTGGCCCGAGTCATGATCGATGAGCTGGCCGATCAGCATGGCTACAATCCGCTCAGCATGGCGATCACAGAAATCGGCTCCAAGCCAGGAGAAAAGCTGTATGAAGAGCTGATGAGTGATGAGGAGACTCGTCGCACTGTTGAGCTGGAAGAGATGTTTGCCGTGATGCCTGCCTTCCGCAGTGTCTATGAAGACATTGCTTATGACTACGCAGATATCATCAACGCGAATGTAACGGATCCCTATATCAGCTGCCCGGCCAACTCGATGTCGATCGAATCACTCCGAAACTATTGCGAATCAAACTCGCTGCTGCGTCCATGGCAGAAGAATCCTCAGACTCCGGGTCTCACAATTCGTCGCGCTGCCTGA
- a CDS encoding Mur ligase family protein has product MTGSNAMDGTPTLPHQLPNTHSGDASVRNLFADRPSLLSPPQNLFADTPFTDTLSDAAIAPTKRHFLLLGICGAGMKALCEMLLDQGHKVTGADSQLTAESEAQAERWAWLASGRSPDSIFITDWSSVSQDGRCASNTDAVIVSNAIPDHADCVTAAQKAGQPVFRLTHALNLMLKNCRQLCIAGTHGKTTTTAMLWKILAGEFARAAFIGGPMLEAHRSGFFQPGRDSQNPGATGLKRFDAGSSGGKPWAVVESCEYRNAFSSLSPDAIVLTGVERDHFDCFPDQATEDAVFRSFVSKLKSPTKTSGDKFVVTDSGDRRAMAALKGLGEDICVITHSSCGVDSADWRAENIRSVDGLTQFEVVRSGQIEGRIQIALPGLHNVRNAMAAIATASRIGVPFEQITQALEGFRGVRRRFEYRGEWRQMRLIDDYAHHPTAIRATLQTARAMFTGRRLIAVFEPHQISRLEQMFEEFRDSLTLADECLILPVLAARENSTRALCCRTSGRLVRSINLAGGRAFLLADLDQVIGRIDHAGRPGDVVITMGAGRTNQIHDEFNRRLQRDSVA; this is encoded by the coding sequence GTGACAGGTTCAAATGCCATGGATGGCACTCCAACACTGCCCCATCAATTGCCAAACACCCATTCCGGGGACGCTTCCGTTCGGAATCTGTTTGCCGACAGGCCGTCTCTGCTTTCCCCCCCGCAGAATCTTTTCGCAGACACGCCGTTTACCGATACGCTTTCCGACGCAGCTATTGCCCCCACAAAGAGGCACTTCCTGCTGCTGGGCATTTGCGGAGCGGGAATGAAAGCGTTGTGCGAGATGCTGCTGGATCAGGGCCACAAAGTCACGGGCGCTGATTCGCAGTTGACGGCGGAATCGGAAGCCCAGGCTGAACGCTGGGCCTGGCTTGCATCGGGGCGATCACCGGATTCGATTTTCATTACTGACTGGAGTTCGGTTTCACAGGACGGTCGATGTGCTTCGAACACCGATGCCGTGATTGTTTCGAATGCGATTCCGGATCATGCAGATTGCGTTACGGCGGCTCAGAAAGCAGGGCAGCCGGTATTCCGATTGACCCACGCTCTGAACCTGATGCTGAAAAATTGCCGGCAACTGTGCATTGCGGGTACGCATGGTAAAACCACGACAACAGCGATGCTCTGGAAGATCCTTGCGGGTGAGTTTGCCCGTGCGGCATTCATTGGTGGCCCGATGCTAGAAGCGCATCGAAGCGGGTTTTTCCAACCAGGCAGGGATTCGCAAAATCCGGGTGCCACGGGCCTGAAACGGTTCGACGCCGGCTCATCCGGCGGAAAACCATGGGCGGTAGTGGAAAGTTGTGAATACCGAAACGCGTTTTCTTCGCTTTCGCCTGATGCGATCGTCCTGACGGGCGTCGAGCGGGATCATTTTGACTGTTTTCCGGATCAGGCAACAGAAGATGCAGTCTTCCGAAGTTTCGTGAGCAAACTCAAATCGCCCACAAAGACTTCCGGGGACAAATTCGTCGTTACCGACAGTGGTGACAGGCGAGCGATGGCTGCACTGAAAGGGCTGGGCGAAGATATTTGCGTAATTACCCATAGTTCATGCGGGGTAGATTCAGCCGACTGGCGGGCGGAAAACATTCGTAGCGTTGACGGGCTCACCCAGTTTGAAGTTGTGAGAAGTGGACAGATTGAGGGACGTATTCAGATCGCTTTGCCTGGACTTCACAATGTTCGAAATGCGATGGCGGCCATTGCAACGGCTTCCCGGATTGGGGTGCCATTCGAGCAGATCACGCAGGCACTGGAAGGTTTTCGGGGCGTCCGGCGTCGATTTGAATATCGGGGAGAATGGCGGCAAATGCGTCTGATTGACGACTACGCCCATCATCCGACCGCGATTCGGGCCACACTTCAGACCGCAAGGGCGATGTTTACAGGGCGTCGGCTGATTGCTGTTTTCGAACCACATCAGATTAGCCGACTGGAGCAAATGTTCGAGGAATTCCGGGATTCGCTGACACTCGCTGATGAATGCCTCATTCTTCCGGTTCTTGCCGCTCGTGAGAATTCGACGCGAGCTTTGTGCTGTCGAACCTCCGGGCGACTGGTTCGCAGTATCAATCTTGCGGGTGGGCGGGCATTCCTGCTTGCGGATCTTGACCAGGTGATCGGAAGAATAGACCATGCCGGTCGACCCGGAGATGTGGTCATCACTATGGGAGCTGGCAGGACAAATCAGATTCATGACGAATTCAATCGACGACTTCAAAGAGATTCTGTTGCGTGA
- a CDS encoding alkaline phosphatase family protein has translation MNLFLLGIDGLPRWMWREFADSGVMPNSKPLLDSGTLVPMKSALPEVSSAAWASIVTGENSGGHNVYGFTDLMDGSYTLGFTSSRTFRAKPFWAREGAGPSLIMNVPQTYPAQAMNGMLVSGFVALDLKRAVHPPEQLDWLQSIDYAVDADMSLVAKGKQVFVEELRRVMDARCTALHHHWDRDDWQNIMFVFTGTDRLNHYLWEDYEDSSSPFHQMFLDFYHEVDRQIGLIVDRLSDDVTLAAVSDHGFARQGCSINVNCLLAESGYLTLKPSDRPSYIDMLPETKAFAMDPGRIYLHREGRYPKGGVTAEEAESLMQQLTQFFLNVEVDGQKIASEVHRGKDVYSGPFAHRAPDLVVMPAGDVALSGRMNLSDLIEPTAINGKHTYVESSFFVRGTSLGQIPSDMKVENVLDVILPVQQQMRKAA, from the coding sequence ATGAATCTTTTTCTGCTTGGAATCGATGGACTGCCGCGATGGATGTGGCGGGAATTTGCTGACAGTGGTGTGATGCCCAACAGCAAGCCTCTGCTGGATTCAGGGACACTGGTCCCGATGAAGTCCGCGCTGCCGGAAGTTTCATCTGCAGCGTGGGCGTCGATCGTCACAGGGGAAAATTCGGGCGGTCACAATGTCTATGGCTTTACCGACCTGATGGATGGCAGCTACACCCTGGGATTTACGTCATCGCGAACATTCCGCGCCAAACCGTTCTGGGCTCGCGAGGGGGCAGGTCCTTCCCTGATCATGAATGTCCCGCAAACGTATCCGGCCCAGGCAATGAACGGCATGCTGGTCAGTGGCTTTGTAGCTCTTGATCTGAAGCGAGCCGTTCATCCGCCCGAACAACTCGACTGGTTGCAGAGCATCGATTATGCGGTTGATGCCGACATGTCTCTGGTCGCGAAAGGCAAGCAGGTCTTCGTCGAGGAACTGCGTCGAGTCATGGATGCTCGCTGCACCGCCCTGCATCATCACTGGGATCGCGACGACTGGCAGAACATCATGTTTGTGTTCACTGGTACCGATCGCCTCAATCACTACCTGTGGGAAGACTACGAAGACAGCTCATCACCGTTCCATCAGATGTTTCTGGATTTCTATCACGAAGTAGATCGGCAGATTGGCCTGATTGTGGATCGCCTGAGCGATGATGTCACACTGGCTGCCGTGTCTGATCATGGATTTGCTCGCCAGGGGTGCAGCATCAATGTGAACTGTCTTCTGGCGGAATCCGGCTACCTGACGCTGAAGCCATCGGATCGTCCATCGTATATCGACATGCTGCCGGAAACCAAAGCGTTTGCGATGGATCCCGGACGTATCTACCTGCATCGGGAAGGTCGCTATCCCAAGGGTGGCGTAACGGCGGAAGAGGCCGAGTCGTTGATGCAGCAATTGACTCAGTTCTTTTTAAACGTCGAAGTTGACGGTCAGAAAATCGCCAGTGAAGTTCATCGCGGCAAAGACGTTTACAGCGGGCCGTTCGCTCACCGCGCTCCGGATCTGGTCGTGATGCCAGCGGGAGATGTAGCACTATCTGGTCGTATGAATCTGTCCGATCTGATTGAACCTACTGCAATTAACGGCAAACACACATATGTGGAATCATCGTTCTTTGTCCGAGGCACCAGTCTCGGTCAGATTCCGTCAGACATGAAAGTTGAAAACGTGCTGGATGTCATTCTGCCAGTTCAACAGCAAATGAGAAAAGCGGCCTAG
- a CDS encoding NAD-dependent epimerase/dehydratase family protein, translating to MTENSCHNANHTCWSCPAVEFKGHVDFRACGQAAFRKAAQGQLVVECKRRPEIGYFDPMSITYGTCSEWKQTDNGYLLDGMRVMILGMDGYLGWPLALRLAKLGCKVYGIDNMLRRKLVEERGAHSVTPIQSMEDRIAAAKAELGVEIDFREIDLMDRDALFAYIKEVQPESIVQFAEIPSAPYSMADVDKAVNTIQNNVVGTLGLLFGVRDHAPDASIIKLGTMGEYGSPLTGRPLFEGLFPGDAVLQYQGQEWSLGGELTPRDPVSFYHVSKVQGTFSVYEACKYWWLRSYDVMQGVIYGNYSDELAVSPALNTRFDIDEWWGTVVNRFVAQAVIGMPLTIYGSGNQQRGYITLRDAMQCITRLIAAPPEPGQYDVVNQVTDVFSVMQIAKMVASLGQEFGLDVEVQRIENPRVEAEEHPYEVIHEKLSDNFGFQSESSFAEEVRHLFKVLMQAENRDRILKQRDTLFPRTKWSGEHGKLAVLETWKPAA from the coding sequence ATGACTGAAAATTCCTGCCACAACGCGAATCACACCTGCTGGAGCTGTCCAGCCGTTGAATTTAAGGGCCACGTCGACTTCCGTGCCTGTGGTCAGGCTGCGTTCCGCAAGGCCGCGCAGGGGCAGCTGGTTGTCGAATGCAAGCGGCGACCGGAAATTGGTTACTTCGATCCCATGTCCATCACGTATGGAACATGCAGTGAATGGAAGCAGACCGATAACGGCTACCTGCTGGACGGCATGCGGGTGATGATCCTTGGAATGGATGGTTATCTGGGCTGGCCGCTTGCGCTGAGGCTGGCAAAGCTCGGATGCAAAGTCTACGGCATCGACAACATGCTGCGTCGCAAGCTGGTTGAAGAACGCGGCGCGCACTCAGTAACTCCAATTCAGTCGATGGAGGATCGCATTGCTGCCGCAAAGGCCGAGCTGGGAGTGGAGATCGACTTCCGCGAAATCGACCTGATGGATCGTGACGCTCTGTTTGCCTACATCAAAGAAGTGCAGCCCGAATCGATCGTCCAGTTCGCTGAAATCCCCAGCGCACCATACAGCATGGCCGACGTTGACAAGGCCGTGAACACGATTCAGAACAATGTCGTTGGTACACTGGGCCTGTTGTTCGGCGTCCGGGATCACGCACCCGATGCATCCATCATCAAGCTTGGCACGATGGGTGAATACGGCAGCCCGCTGACCGGTCGTCCTTTGTTTGAAGGGCTGTTTCCCGGTGACGCTGTGCTTCAGTATCAGGGACAGGAATGGAGTCTTGGCGGTGAACTGACACCACGCGATCCCGTGAGCTTTTATCACGTCAGCAAGGTGCAGGGCACGTTCAGCGTTTATGAAGCCTGCAAATACTGGTGGCTCCGAAGCTATGACGTGATGCAGGGCGTAATCTATGGAAACTATTCCGATGAACTTGCCGTCAGCCCGGCATTAAACACACGCTTCGACATCGACGAATGGTGGGGCACGGTTGTGAATCGTTTTGTGGCTCAGGCTGTCATTGGTATGCCTCTGACGATTTATGGAAGTGGCAATCAACAGCGAGGCTACATCACGTTGCGAGACGCGATGCAGTGTATCACCCGGCTGATTGCCGCGCCGCCGGAACCCGGTCAATACGATGTCGTCAACCAGGTGACGGACGTTTTCAGCGTGATGCAGATCGCAAAGATGGTGGCGTCGCTCGGGCAGGAGTTCGGTCTGGATGTGGAAGTTCAGCGAATCGAAAATCCCCGCGTCGAAGCCGAAGAACATCCGTATGAAGTGATTCACGAAAAGCTGTCGGACAACTTTGGCTTTCAGTCCGAATCGTCATTTGCTGAAGAGGTACGACACCTGTTCAAAGTGCTGATGCAGGCTGAAAACCGAGACCGAATCCTCAAACAACGCGACACGCTGTTCCCCAGAACCAAATGGTCGGGAGAACACGGCAAACTAGCCGTATTGGAAACCTGGAAACCGGCCGCATAA
- a CDS encoding class I SAM-dependent methyltransferase produces MKKQYTRAPQRKVWLTLIDPLKRLLTVFGRVLPAAVIRNLVSMTMYLQLGKWAKNHGFEFSFRSRNRDDVFRFVSEKLKNEKAVYLEFGVFEGNSMRFWSDHLLNPESQLHGFDSFEGLPEAGGLWFKGEFDVGGKIPAIDDPRVKFHKGWFDQVLPGFKMPEHDVLIINIDADLYSSTIFVLQQLKDYIRPGTYLFFDDLAAFDHEPRAITEFLQETGMKWRGVSAHVSLNHAFFECVAMAEPVTSELRIAG; encoded by the coding sequence ATGAAAAAACAATACACTCGAGCGCCACAGCGGAAGGTTTGGCTGACGCTCATCGATCCGCTCAAACGTCTGCTGACTGTCTTCGGTCGCGTTCTCCCGGCTGCTGTCATCAGAAATCTGGTCTCCATGACCATGTATCTGCAGCTTGGGAAATGGGCGAAGAATCACGGTTTTGAATTCAGCTTTCGCTCACGAAATCGCGACGACGTCTTTCGGTTCGTGTCTGAGAAACTCAAGAATGAAAAGGCTGTCTATCTGGAGTTTGGCGTGTTCGAAGGGAACAGCATGCGATTCTGGTCGGATCATCTGCTGAATCCGGAATCGCAACTGCACGGTTTTGACAGTTTCGAAGGGCTTCCAGAAGCAGGAGGCCTGTGGTTTAAAGGCGAATTCGATGTTGGTGGAAAGATACCTGCGATTGATGACCCCCGTGTGAAGTTTCACAAGGGTTGGTTTGATCAGGTACTGCCGGGTTTCAAAATGCCGGAACACGACGTGCTGATCATCAATATTGATGCTGATCTGTATTCATCCACGATTTTTGTTCTTCAGCAGCTGAAAGACTATATCAGGCCGGGCACTTACCTTTTCTTCGATGACCTTGCGGCCTTCGATCATGAGCCACGTGCTATCACGGAGTTTCTGCAGGAAACAGGAATGAAATGGCGCGGCGTCAGTGCACATGTTTCCCTGAATCATGCGTTTTTTGAATGTGTTGCAATGGCTGAGCCTGTCACCTCTGAACTGAGAATTGCCGGTTAG
- the murB gene encoding UDP-N-acetylmuramate dehydrogenase — MTNSIDDFKEILLRDEPMSRHTWLKVGGNAEHFFRPRTRDELLAVARFCSQQGWPVYLLGGGSNVLVRDQGIPGAVIQIMEPLLGSVTVDGATVTAGGGALLSHVISEAVRSGLGGLEHLVGIPGTIGGAVAGNSGGRSGDVGQMVRSVTVLNNAGEVVELNGDELSFSYRRSSVQDLLVLEVALELVRDDSDELTRRMRKNWILKRSTQPLADQSAGCIFRNPRGLSAGALIEQSGLKGMTVGNARISDRHANFIVTESGATSRDVEQLIERIRKSVAEKFAVDLETEIKIWPPMPVSDVG; from the coding sequence ATGACGAATTCAATCGACGACTTCAAAGAGATTCTGTTGCGTGACGAACCAATGAGCCGCCACACGTGGCTCAAGGTTGGTGGAAACGCTGAGCACTTTTTCCGCCCCCGAACGAGGGACGAACTGCTCGCCGTTGCTCGGTTCTGCAGCCAGCAGGGATGGCCAGTCTATCTTCTTGGAGGTGGTTCCAATGTGCTCGTGCGCGATCAGGGGATTCCGGGCGCGGTAATCCAGATCATGGAGCCCCTGCTGGGGAGCGTCACAGTTGACGGTGCGACTGTGACTGCTGGTGGTGGTGCGTTGTTGTCTCACGTAATCAGCGAAGCCGTCCGGTCAGGTCTTGGCGGGCTGGAACACCTTGTCGGAATTCCGGGCACCATTGGCGGCGCTGTCGCAGGAAATTCCGGAGGCCGCAGCGGAGATGTAGGGCAAATGGTCCGCAGTGTGACCGTGCTGAACAACGCGGGCGAAGTCGTGGAACTGAATGGAGATGAGCTTTCGTTTTCGTATCGCCGCAGCAGTGTGCAGGATCTGCTTGTACTGGAGGTGGCTCTTGAACTCGTTCGCGACGATTCAGACGAGTTGACACGCCGCATGCGAAAGAACTGGATCCTGAAAAGATCCACACAACCATTGGCAGATCAGTCGGCTGGTTGCATCTTTCGAAATCCGCGTGGGCTGAGCGCAGGGGCTTTGATCGAACAAAGCGGTCTGAAAGGTATGACAGTCGGCAATGCACGCATCAGTGATCGTCACGCGAACTTTATTGTGACCGAAAGCGGTGCAACCAGTCGCGATGTTGAGCAATTGATTGAGCGTATACGCAAATCAGTGGCCGAAAAATTTGCGGTTGATCTGGAGACAGAGATTAAAATCTGGCCTCCGATGCCCGTTTCCGACGTCGGTTGA
- a CDS encoding sulfotransferase translates to MAWQPDIIGIGAEKSATTWAWSMLNQHSEMCMSQPKELNFFNTNFDRGTEWYRSCFRYDAATQKCGEISPLYMDSPQAAQRIASACPQSRILVMLRNPFTRTISHLFHDAQNLLGGVTYVTPEAMKEFAAKDDKYLRRSQYGRQLQPFFDHFDVSQIGVFFFEDIAADSLGTVSALYRFAGIDSAFVPEGHCEKVNASSDFRFAGFTRVLMRASQMARSFPLTRQLMEWTYHHTKLRERIIDALSVDRGRPEIVFEDVFSSDTTDMIYRDLELLDRLLPNGCPESWEGLSPAIERSNAPVQTGIELTTARESHRSAA, encoded by the coding sequence ATGGCGTGGCAGCCTGACATTATAGGCATCGGGGCAGAGAAGAGTGCGACGACGTGGGCATGGTCCATGCTCAACCAGCATTCTGAAATGTGCATGAGTCAGCCGAAAGAACTGAACTTCTTCAACACAAACTTCGATCGCGGAACAGAGTGGTATCGATCGTGTTTTCGATATGACGCTGCGACACAAAAGTGTGGTGAAATTTCCCCGTTGTATATGGACAGTCCGCAGGCCGCACAGCGAATCGCCTCTGCCTGCCCGCAGAGCCGAATTCTCGTGATGCTGAGAAACCCGTTCACGAGAACGATTTCACATCTCTTTCACGACGCGCAGAACCTTCTGGGCGGAGTGACTTATGTCACTCCGGAGGCAATGAAGGAGTTCGCCGCGAAGGACGACAAGTACCTTCGTCGCAGTCAGTATGGCCGACAATTACAGCCCTTCTTTGACCATTTTGATGTATCGCAGATTGGTGTGTTCTTCTTTGAAGACATTGCTGCAGATAGTTTGGGTACTGTATCGGCACTCTATCGTTTTGCCGGAATCGATAGCGCGTTTGTACCCGAAGGTCACTGCGAGAAAGTGAATGCGTCATCTGATTTCCGCTTTGCTGGCTTCACTCGCGTGCTGATGCGAGCTTCACAGATGGCTCGATCATTCCCCCTGACCCGTCAGTTGATGGAATGGACTTATCACCATACGAAACTCCGCGAGCGAATCATCGACGCGTTGTCAGTGGACAGAGGACGGCCGGAGATCGTGTTCGAAGACGTTTTCAGCAGCGACACGACCGACATGATCTACAGAGATCTCGAATTGCTGGATCGATTGCTTCCAAATGGATGCCCGGAATCCTGGGAGGGTCTGTCTCCGGCGATTGAACGCAGTAACGCCCCTGTCCAGACAGGTATCGAACTGACAACCGCCCGTGAATCTCATCGCTCAGCGGCTTAA
- a CDS encoding D-alanine--D-alanine ligase, with amino-acid sequence MLADSEQLSIVVLAGGSSSEREVSLQSGKNVAAALQEASHVVDVLDPAEFTIDDEDNVNTFLTALRRYDVILPMLHGTGGEDGTLQRWLNRSGVPWIGSSPEASALTFDKVATRRRLMENGLPVPAGVTLTKQARVDVVDALRAGRQHLMFPVVVKPASQGSSVGISIVQAIDHFVPALRLAWQYGDHALVESFIPGREITVPWINGQLLPAVEIIPSQDWYNYHAKYTDDATKYLVDPPDLSPEVLEVARRACEVCDVAGICRVDLRVTEEGQPFILEINTIPGMTSHSLVPMSAAAAGMSLGQLCEHVCRNPNHGLRSGL; translated from the coding sequence ATGTTGGCGGATAGCGAGCAACTTTCCATTGTGGTGCTTGCCGGCGGTTCCTCTTCTGAGCGAGAGGTGAGTCTGCAAAGTGGGAAGAACGTGGCCGCTGCACTTCAGGAAGCATCACATGTCGTTGACGTGCTCGATCCTGCCGAATTCACAATTGATGACGAAGATAACGTCAATACTTTTCTGACGGCGCTTCGCCGCTACGACGTGATTCTCCCGATGCTGCACGGTACAGGGGGCGAAGACGGAACCCTCCAGCGATGGCTTAATCGGTCTGGTGTTCCATGGATCGGAAGTTCGCCCGAAGCTTCCGCCCTGACCTTCGATAAAGTCGCCACTCGCAGACGACTGATGGAGAACGGATTGCCGGTGCCTGCCGGGGTCACTCTGACAAAGCAAGCACGCGTCGACGTCGTTGATGCACTAAGAGCAGGGAGGCAGCATCTGATGTTCCCTGTGGTTGTGAAACCGGCATCACAGGGTTCCAGCGTTGGAATATCGATAGTTCAGGCCATTGACCATTTTGTACCCGCGTTGCGACTGGCATGGCAGTATGGCGATCATGCCCTGGTGGAATCCTTCATCCCAGGCCGCGAAATCACAGTGCCCTGGATCAATGGGCAGCTGCTTCCGGCCGTTGAAATCATTCCGTCACAAGACTGGTACAACTACCACGCCAAATACACAGACGACGCGACAAAATATCTGGTGGACCCGCCCGACTTGTCGCCGGAAGTGTTGGAGGTTGCTCGACGAGCCTGTGAAGTGTGTGATGTGGCCGGAATCTGCCGCGTTGATCTGAGGGTCACAGAAGAAGGCCAGCCATTTATTCTGGAGATCAATACCATCCCCGGAATGACGTCTCACAGTCTTGTTCCCATGTCCGCGGCCGCCGCCGGAATGTCGCTCGGTCAGCTTTGCGAGCATGTCTGTCGAAATCCCAATCACGGGCTCAGGTCCGGGCTATGA
- a CDS encoding thioredoxin domain-containing protein, whose protein sequence is MELRDSDFDDLVLNNDRPVLVDFWASWCPPCKMMQPVVDKLSNKVIDWADVYSVNIDRCPGLAGEYNISGVPTFVSFADGKAIDRKTGALTEGQLINLLNAARDAMPADEDDVEADPLETLPVNSGLQRSYITIVSGLPRSGTSMMMRMLEAGGIPALTDKERIADEDNPNGYYEFEDVKSIESYGQWIEGAPGSSVKMVYSLLKHLPADREYRVVFMRRHTDEILQSQKKMLERNGIETDIPDDVMKAMFERELNQFYAWLPSQSHFKLINVSYNELLASPMAVIGRINHHFDDTLKTDAMQAMVDQNLYRHRAA, encoded by the coding sequence ATGGAACTTCGCGATTCTGATTTCGACGATCTGGTGCTGAACAACGACCGCCCGGTATTGGTGGATTTCTGGGCTTCGTGGTGTCCGCCATGCAAAATGATGCAGCCGGTCGTCGATAAGCTCAGCAACAAGGTCATTGACTGGGCCGATGTTTATTCGGTCAACATCGATCGCTGCCCCGGTCTCGCCGGCGAATACAACATCAGCGGCGTGCCAACCTTTGTGAGCTTTGCCGATGGAAAAGCCATCGACCGCAAAACGGGTGCACTGACCGAAGGTCAGCTTATCAACCTGCTGAATGCAGCCAGAGATGCCATGCCGGCTGATGAAGATGATGTGGAAGCAGACCCACTGGAAACGCTTCCCGTAAATTCAGGCCTGCAGCGGTCGTACATCACCATTGTGTCCGGTCTTCCCAGGTCGGGCACCTCCATGATGATGCGCATGCTGGAGGCAGGCGGCATCCCGGCCCTGACCGATAAAGAGCGGATAGCAGACGAGGATAACCCCAACGGCTACTACGAATTTGAGGACGTGAAGAGCATCGAAAGCTACGGGCAATGGATTGAAGGTGCTCCCGGATCGTCCGTCAAAATGGTCTACAGCTTGCTAAAGCATCTGCCCGCCGATCGCGAGTATCGCGTGGTATTTATGAGGCGACATACGGACGAGATTCTGCAGTCGCAAAAGAAGATGCTGGAACGCAACGGAATCGAAACGGACATCCCGGATGACGTCATGAAGGCCATGTTCGAACGAGAATTGAATCAGTTTTACGCCTGGTTGCCCTCCCAGTCTCATTTCAAACTGATCAACGTCAGCTACAACGAACTGCTGGCAAGTCCCATGGCAGTCATCGGCAGGATTAATCACCATTTCGACGACACGCTGAAGACAGACGCCATGCAGGCCATGGTAGACCAGAACCTGTACCGCCATCGCGCTGCCTGA